One Harpia harpyja isolate bHarHar1 chromosome 23, bHarHar1 primary haplotype, whole genome shotgun sequence genomic window, CAAAATGCATTCACTGGATAGTGGAACTGGCAGTTGGTATTATGcctgctataaatatttttaattaaaaattgttttctgtctcttcaatTGGTATAATAGCGATGATGCTTACTGAGAGTTAGTGAAGATGTAATAGGATTCCCCTTAGTGTATAGCAGAGCTATTTATTCTGCCGTAATATTGCTATAGTGGAAATCTGCATAATAATGTCCGGATTCTAGTACAAGAGAAAAATAGACCGAGGGAGTGTTTTATCTGTGTGTTTCAGAATAATGCACATCAGCATTGTTGTAAATTCCTAAAGGAAAGCTGTGCTCAAACTCTGGTTGCTCAGGTATgactttaaaactattttaacaCCCTTTTTTTGGAAATTCCAGCTTCAATCCGCAGCCCTGTGGCACCGTACGCCTTGGAGAAAGGGTCTGCTCTTTGCGAGTTTACAGGGAGCAGCACAGCAGATCCCCGTCTGCTGCCGATTCGGAGAGGAGCAGCCCCTTTCCCCGCGGCTCCCCAGGCACCcactgcagaggggctgggagaggcACTGGCAGAGGGGACCCTGCAGTGCTGCCGCAGACCTGAGCCCCCCGGCACCCAGTCCCCACGCAGTGCTCTCCTGCCACAGCTATCCACGGGTGACAAGGGACACCTCCTCCTTTGGGAAGTCGAGAGCCATTAgaccagctctgccctggcaggcaCAGCCCGTGTTAGGCATTACCTAAATAGGATGGATACTGAGACAGCTGGAGAAATCTGTTAGCCGTCCCTGCCGGGCCGTTGGGAATGTGTGATTGCTCTCTACACTATGTGGGAGACTTTCTAAAGCAGACAGGAGCGATCACTTTCTAATCCCCGCTTGACTCTCTTCCCCTCTGAGGCTTTGGACCAATATTCTGATTTAGGCATTTCCCCCCACCGCCTTCCTCAGCCCCCTGCTCCTCCCCGGCTTCCGATACACCTACCCCGACCAGCACTCGCCATCACCCTCCCATTTTTTATTCTCCTGTGTATATCTTGGAGGTCCTGGTGCAGCTTGCCATGGTGTGGTGTTTGCTTTCTGACAGCTCCCAGAGGCTCAAGTCAAGACAAAAGCCTCATTCTGTCAGTCACTGTATGAATACATGATTAGGCACATCCCCTGCTCCAAAGACCTTTTGATCTAAACCTGCTGCTTTGATTTCATAATGAAACTAAATTCTTTTCCCAGTTTGGCTCTCATCCCTTTCTTGTCCCCAAATTGACAGCAATTTTATTGCAAGCAAGTCTTCCTCCAGACAAAGCTATCGTCTTTTTTTACACATCGGTTCTTCCTTCTTATCCGGGGttcttccttctgccacagattatctttgctttgcttttccagctaGTCATTTCAGATGATTTTATGGTTTGCAGTCCTCTCATTTCCCAGCTCCTTGCTTCTCTTAGGGTTCAGCACgtgctctcctctctgctctctttCAAAGGGAAGCCCTTGCTCTCACAAACTCAGCTACCCCTTAGCTGAGCTGAATTTATAATGGCCACTGTTCCCTCTTCTTTATCTTCTCATGCCTAACTTCACAAGTGTCTTCATGGTAGATACATCTGAAAGCTTTGTTATTGGGTCAGTGATATTCCTCTCTATTACTTGCAAAATCTTCTTCCTGTCTTTCCAGCCTCAAAATATGAATAGATATCTGACTGTCTGagtgtttgcttttttgtctAGGTTTTAGCCCCACTAACAGTGAAGGTGAATTGTTATTTGTCCATCACGTCCTCGTGGTAAGATGCAGATTTGTTATCTGGTGAAAAGATAGCCCAAAAGGATGGGAATTAGCATATCATCCTGTGACAATACAGTAAGTCTCCTTCTTTATTTCGAAATTCATGTTTTCAACTCCCATTTACTTATTCTCACCTATGATGAACTCTGCCTGCTTGGGCATTTCCCCAGCTCTCCACAGAGAAGGAAGCAGCACCACTGTGGTGTGGTTCTTGCCTGACTGGGTTTGCGATGGGCACCATTACCTTCACCTATCAGCACCTCTGCTGATCACTGGATTCGACAGCAAAGatgagaacaaaaccaaaccagagaaGCGACTTACATCACTGcccagagaaagggagagggaggggggaaagagaaaTGAACACCACAACCCCATCCGCCTGAGGGCACAGAGGTCATGTTAGCCAGATGGGGAATGAATCAAAAGGGACTTTTTTGGAggtggctgggcagggggagcttctgtttgattattttaattctaCCAGGCTACCTCCCAGTGTTGGGTCGCTCAAAGACATAGTTTTGTTCCAATAATGAAAGAACTCTATATTAACAGAAAAAGGACAACACAGTTGTGATTGTTTTTTCTCTGTCCAGTCCAATTAATAGGTTTTGGTAGCCAATTTGAACTATATTTTGATCACTTGAGAGGTTTTGTATGAAATAGCTGATAATTTAAGAGCCAGTCACACCAGGAGAAGTTCTCACTTACCTATGTGCCTGTCTCCTGCCCTGTTGTAAACTAAAAGAATTAAGAACACCCTAAGCCAAGATAAATTTGAAATACAATTCTCCAGTTATTTGAATCAAAAGGCAGTATTGATTATTTAATTATGTAGAAATGATCCAGATGCTGAGCATTTACTACAGATTAATGACTGTCCCGGAGCAGTTAATGGCCCTTCTCACTGCCATCAACACAAGCTGCTTATTAATCCCTGGAAAATGGCTTGCATAACAATCATAACCTGCTGTTAAAAGTTTATAAATAGATAAAAGTGTCACATGGATTTATGAGTGCTGAGGCTGAATGGGATCTGTGTGGTGTTTCTAGTGAATGAATGCCATGTGCATGAGCTCATCTGATTGCCTGAATTATCACAAAATCCCAAGTTGCTCTTTTGGATTGGAAAATGGCATGCAAGAAAGTGCCAAGTGGCTGGAGTCCTATCTACTGACTGGGAAATAATTACTTTGCTGCATAATAAACAGGCACCTTCATTCTAACAGCAGTACTCTGCCCTTTATATCATATAGCCTGAAACGCATGTAAGGGAGCCTGTGCAGCTGTGCTGTTtcattcatttgctttgtttttaacagggaaaaatgcttgcacatatacacacacacacagagctgacCCAGGTCCCCCCAAAGCCCAGCGATGGGTTCAGCAGGCGTAGGGGTCTTGCTAGGCTGGGATCTGTATGATTCAGACAAAGGTCTTCAGAGGAGCCCTTTGCACCTGGGTCTCTCCATCCCATACTGGGCTTTTATAACAATGAAGATGGAACGCGCTGCCAGCGAAAGCTGCTGTCAGAAAACACGTTGCCCCTtgatgctggcagagctgggagggcaTGCAGATCCCGGGGGACTGGGGTGGTTGAGGGCAGGGAATCACAGCGGCACTGCATCCCACCGGCCACGCGGTAGCTGTGCCCCACCACCGCGCTGGCACTCGTGCTGTCCCTTCTGCCTGGCAGCTCCGCTGCCAAGGCAGCGTGTGGGGTACCCCGCTCCTGCGAGGCCGCAGCATCCCCATCATGGCACAGTCCAGCCGGAGTCACCTGGGCACCAGCCTTCAGTCCCCTGTCCCCTCGGCAGCCACTGTCCCCTCAGCTAGCTGTCCTCACCCTCCtaaccccggcagacgagcagtGGCTGGTTATTGCATTTGAGCCGTGACTAATAAAAATGATATAAACATGCTGTTGTCTGGAGGCTGAGGAGGCTGCCCGGAGGAGCAGAGCCGGTCTGTGGGAGCATCCTGTCCCTGCCAGGAATTAGGGAAGTGGCTTGCTCGTATCTGACCAGACCACAGATCCTGAGGTAGGAGGAAAGATGAGAAATTACTGTCTCCTTCAAAGAATCAGACAGGAGGGGATGTGAGGGACCTTCCTGAATCACAGTTTCCAAGCCTGTCAGCATGACTGcctctgttttccattatttttagtGGACCTGTCTCGACTGGGCAAAGGTACACTTCAGAGTGGCACTGCACCGGAGAGGGCTATCCATCCTTTGAATCAGAGAAGCTGGGTGCACAAGGTGCCAGTCCCTTGCTCCCTTTCACTGGGcacctctttcttcctccagcaCAGAGGCCTAGGGGGCTCGGTGAcccccatgcagcagcagctgatgcaGGGGCCAGGGTGCAGGAGAGGAGCGGGCACACGAGTGGTCTGTCACTGCCACTGCAGAGGCCTGAGAGGTCTGCAGGTCGAAGAAAAAGGTGTATCTCACCAGAGACCTTTCCTCTGACCTTCAAAAGTGCTCATAGCCAGAGAGCACCCTGCCACAAAGATCCTCTGCCTCACCCACTGCCTTGGCCATGCCGTCTCCCCTCCGTGCCTCTCCCTTGGGCCCCCTGTTCTCTCTCGCTGCAGCCTGTAATTTGTTTTCACACTCTCAACACTCCATGGTCTGCAGCCTCTCCACCTCTCCCCTCTCATCCCGGTCAGGAAGCTGATTCCCACTGCCAAGCAGTGCCAGCATGCCCCTTCCACAGCCCACTCCTGTGATTTTTTTGGTGGGTTGCATCTTACTCATAGGAGTCAGGCTATAAACAAGTGCTGAATTAAACTAATTATCCTCTCTCAAACTCTTCACAAATCTGCTTTGCTGCGCTTCTACAACACCTGGCCAGTTTTCAGGCTAGACACGCACTGTGCACTTCATGCACTACCTCCCTGCGGAGAAATGCCttccccggcccccccagccctgtctTTGCATTGACCGGGTGCCTACACCCGGGCAGGACCCCCGTCCTGTGCTCACAGGCTATGCAGCACAGAGGGATACCAGTCCAGTAAGCAGCCCCAGAAGACTTCTGTGTCGGAGAGCTGAGAGAAGCAAATTTGCCTCCCTGTGCTCACCCAGGGGCAATGCACCTTTCCGTCAATGGCATACGGCATCCAAAGCCCGGTGTCAGGCGGGGCAGGAGCGAGACCCCAGCTTCTCCATGCAAGGTAGGGCTGCGTGGGCAGAGGGGAGCACGTTCCCCATCGCCTccatctctctccatctcccttctCCAGCAGAAATCACAGGGCGGGCGGCAGCTCCGTTTGGGGTGCTCCACTTAGCGCAGCGGTCACTGCCAtctagtgggatgggggatggAGAACCAGCCACCCTAAAAGGCTGGGGGGATCCAGCAGCACCCCTCTGCTGCGGGGCCTCGCGGATTCCccttcctgcttttttccccttttgtcctCCGAGCAGAAGGCGAACAGTCGACGTGCCATTTCGGAGCAGAGAGGGTGCGCCCCGCCAAGCCCCTCGCAGCCCCCTGTGAAGGGATACTCTGTCCTTCGCAGGCCTGCAAGCGCTCCCACAGCGGCTTCCCTGTTTGAAGGATGTGGacagacagaaattaaaataaatggctGAAAACACACATCGACTTGACGGCAAATTTTCATGTGGAAGGGATCCTGGTGTTGTTTGTTGTGGGACATGGGGCTGGCGCAGggctgggagatggagcaggCTAAGAAGGATAGCAGTCCGGTTCAAAGAAAAGCTTGGGGGGGgtcaaaactgattttttaattaatattttatttacatgtaGATCAGGTGATAGGAATATCTACTTTTCTCATCAAGATGGTAATTAAACACCCTAGAGTGCAGGCTTTTATGAACAGGTCAGATGAGCACCTGCCAAGGACAATGCTGTCCTGCCTCAGAGATGCAGGTGTTCTTGCTCTTAAAGGCCTCTTCCAGTTCTTCCCTCCATTGGCTTTTCATGGTCCCCATAAAAGAGAGTGAAGGAGGCATGTTCTTGCTTCTTTACTGAAGAAAATGCCCAGTTACAGGTACAGGAAGGGGGAGGATGCAGAGCATCCCCCTCAAGAACCTTAAATTATGTTGTTCAACTGAATAATTAGGTCTCATCAGGAACGTGTTTTCTTTAGTTATGAGCATTAAAGTACTTCAAGTATTTATCAATGTACTTCAATGTACATTTTGATGATgctggttcttttttcttttatgttacaTGATAGCAATAGAAAATTCAAAGCTGAAGAACGCGGCTGGAAAAGATGTTTCGcatgaaagaggaggaaggaaagaagacaCTCAGTATATGCCTCTCACCTCAACCGCAGCATTAAATTTCTGAAAAGCCCGTGCCTGTAATCGGAGTAGAGGCGCAGAGCCCAAAAGGGGCTGCAGAACCACCCTGGGGAAGTGACTGGGGTCTCCAGCAGCGTGCCCACCCAGCAGACCCTGCCGGCCTGAGGCAGACCGCGCCATCTCCGCAGCAGCCGCTGCCGCCCGGGTGCTGACACACCTTGAGATAAAGTAACCCTGACGGAGAGCTGCGGGAATCCGCGTTGACAAGCAGCAAGGAGGTGCGACATGCGGCCTGCGATACCCGAGGCCGGCGCTGCCCCTCGCTTTGAGGCAGAGCGGGCATCCCTGCCTGTTCGCACcagctttattttcacttttttttgctCCCAGGGAAGGACAACCCGGTAGGAGAACGCGTGTTGCTCTGAATACAAACGGTAAAACCTCTCTCAGAGCCCCAGCAGCTCTGACCCGCCGCCATCCCGCCCGCTCCCCTCAGGCCCGGCGGGACTACGGCTCCCGGCGTGCACCGCGCCACCGCCCCCTTCCGGTGCGCGGCGCTTCCGGTGccgggggaggggaggcggcGCGCCGGCCAAGATGGCGGATCCTGCCGAGGCGGCCGAGccgaagcaaaaagaaaaacaaaaaaacaaaaacaaaaagaaaacgcCGGCAGGTGGGGGCGCGGTGAGGGTCTGTGCGGGGCTGGCAGCCGGCTCGTCGGGAAGCCTTCGGGCTGAgggttccctccctccctccctccccccctccccggtggcCGCGGGCCTGCAGCTCCGTCCCGGCCTGCAGCCGGGGGTCCCGGCGGTTTCCCAAAACGAGCGGGGGGTGAGGAGCTTGGCCGCCATTTCGTGTAGGCGGAGAGGCGGCGTGGGGAAGGTAGGCTGGTTCCCGGCCTGCGGCGCTGGGTGGGGTGGAGGCGGCTGTTGGGTGCAAGGGGTGCCTTGTGGTGGAGCCCCTCTCCTCACAGCGCTCTGGTCCCTCGCCTCAGCCTGTCCCTTGTTCTTGTATAATATCCTATCCGCAACGCATGTCTCAGTTGTGGGATTTTTATGTTAAATAGATAGCTTAAAGCAGTAACTTCTTTAAGGTCAGAAGGGGTGCAGAATGCATTCAACAGAGCACTAAACAAAACTGTGTCCCTGCTTTCAGTTACTGTACCTTTTGTTGTTAAACGAGGAGGAGAGGTAATAGTCACtgatgaaagaggaggaaaaccaactttttttttttatacctgtaACAGTTGATGAATCTGAACTTCTCACTGTGCCAGATGGATGGAAAGAACCAGCCTTTACAAGAGAGGATAATCCCAAAGGGCTGCTGGAAGAAAGCAGTTTTGCAACGTTATTCCCAAAGTATAGAGAAGCGTACTTGAGAGAGTGCTGGCCACTCGTCCAGAAAGCCTTGAGTGAACATGTATGAATACTTACTAATTGTGATGCTATGTTTTATCTTTTGGGACATACATCTTATTTAAGCTTATAAAAACAGTGCAAGTTGCTTTTCTGATACTGTGTTTGTGTATATTTCTACTGTGCTTGCATTTAGAATTGGTAGTGTCATTTTTTATTGGCATCAAAATCAGTGAAGGTCTGCGTAGCCAGACTTGAAGTTCTTTACAGATGCTGTCAGCAAAGCTCTCTGCAGCAGCGTCTTGTCATCCAGACACTGGCAACTTTCATGCACCTGAATGCAGGGAGATGAGGGAGGTGGTGTTTTGGGGCTTGTGACACATGTATTCAGTGGGttttgtgcatgtctgtgtgtgtgaatttCCTTAAGCTGAAAGTCAGTTAAGGAATTTTGGAAAATGGATCTGCATTCAGTATGTAGTGTCTTGTTTGTTAACTTCTTACTGCCAAAGATGAATTCTGAGGTTCTTATTTAGAGACTGATtcactatttcttttcaaatattgcAGTATGTGAATGCAACGCTGGATCTAATCGAAGGCAGCATGACTGTCACTACCACTAAGAAGACTTTTGATCCATATGCAATCATCAGGGCTAGAGATTTAATAAAACTTCTGGCAAGAAGCGTTCCATTTGAACAGGTCTGTATTAAATCCGGGAAGTTTGTATCAAATTCTATCATAATACTTAGAAAATCTTACGTTTTCAAAATGTGGCATTTTCAAGTGAGTcaagtaaaatgaaatacatatttaaagtAAATGTATCTGAAAGTGAAGTGAGAAGAATAAACTCAAGTATTCCCTTGACTCTTCTGAATAATCCATTTGCATTCAGATGATATTGCCCGCTTCTTGTCTCTTTAGGCAGTTCGTATCCTTCAGGATGATGTTGCTTGTGACATCATTAAAATAGGCTCTCTGGTGAGGAAGAGAGACACTTTTATAAAAAGAAGAGGACGACTTCTTGGGCCAAAAGGATCTACTCTGAAGGTATTTCCGATAGGTGTAGTAACCAGACAATTCTTAGACCTAAATTTGTGTCAGGTCCTCAGTTTACacttatttcatttctttttttggtgtagGCCCTGGAACTGTTAACAAACTGTTATATTATGGTGCAAGGCAACACTGTTTCAGCTCTTGGACCCTTTAGTGGGCTAAAAGAGGTAAGGGGAGGCAGGTGAGCCATTTGCATAGCATATTTCTATGCCCAGCTTGAGGGCAGACAAGAGGCAAGATCTGGCAACCTCAGGAGTACCTGACTTGTCTTTTCAGCTATGTGTTAGTAAGCTCCATTTACATGAATGTCTGTAGTCTTAGCATCTTAGCTGCTGATTTTTGTTTAGATTCTGAGATCTTTCTGTCTTGGAGGTaaaaaaagtatttgtgaaatactgctttggttttggtgttttttagcAAGAATTTTTGTAGTTTTGGATAAGAGGTGTAAGAGTGAAAATACTGCAGATCTAATGATATATAACCTAAAGGAATATCTAACGTTTTTAATAACTATGTGGGAGAAGAATGCTTGTCAAAAGTAAGTTTCTCATGACACCATAAAATCCACGGTAACATGAAAGTAATGTTTGTGGGGTGTGCTGGAGTGTGTTAGAAACACGACAATATTAATGATATTGCTGTGCCTTCCAGTTAACCATGTGTGTTAGCTTTTTAAATCTACCTACtttggggggcagggagaggaagcaAGATATACCTGGTATTTTAATTGGTTAGAACATGAAACACTTGctgagttttctgttctttttcttttttattaaacacAGGTTAGAAAAGTTGTTCTGGACACAATGAAGAATATACATCCCATATATAACATTAAGGTTAGCGTGGTCCACTGTGCATCTTTCTTTACAAGAAAGTACTATTTCTTCTCAGAGAATTGTATGTTAATAATTTACATGTTTCTGTGTAGTAATCTATTTTTGAGAATTTCTGTagtgtgctgctttaaaaaaacactaCTTTGATAGCCTTCATTTTGCCATAATATCATTAGCAGTATCTGAGAAAACATCAAAGGAGAAGTGTGTATAAACTTTCCTCCCTTCAATTGTTTGGTTGATACTTGCTCATTTAAACTGGGGCACCTTCTCCAGTGCATTCTGTCCTTGTTGTGAGACATACGTATCTTTCTGGTTCTGCTGTTCATTATTAAACCCCTCTACTCTTGCTGAAGTGGGAGATGGAAGCTTCGGATGTAGCATATTCACTTTAAGAAAGTTTAGTAAAACTTGTAGTTTGGAGCTCTTGGCTACtactttaatacttttttttttaataacttcttgtGACATTCTAAAACTACTGAAGACTTTGATGATCAAAAGGGAATTATCAAAAGATCCTGAACTGAGGTCACAAAGCTGGGAAAGATTTTTGCCTAAGTTCAAGCGGAAGAACTTGAAAAAACGCAAggagccaaagaagaaaaatactaagaAGGAGTACACACCGTTCCCACCTCCACAGCCAGAAAGCCAGGTCAGCTGGAACTTAATTTGGTTATGCAGGAATATAGCACGACTTGAAATTGTGTTCTTGCTAACAAGAGGTTGGGAGGCCTTTTCTGTCAAGTTCTGGTTTCCTGATGCTATACATCTGGCTTAAAATGCGTAATTATCTAAAGCTTCTTGGTATTTGTCTTACGCAGATTGATAAAGAATTGGCAAGTGGTGAATACTTcttgaaagaaagacagaagaaacgAAAGCGAGTAGAAGAGATAAAGGTAAAGTTTTTCTAACCTGCTGTTCAATTAAAAAGCATTTGACTGCTgactaggaatttttttttttgtccctttttgcCCTGCTCTACTGATACTTGACCTTTTTATTGGTAACTTCAGGCAAAGCAAGCAGATGCAATcaagaaaagacaagaagaaagaaataaagctttC contains:
- the KRR1 gene encoding KRR1 small subunit processome component homolog, whose translation is MADPAEAAEPKQKEKQKNKNKKKTPAVDESELLTVPDGWKEPAFTREDNPKGLLEESSFATLFPKYREAYLRECWPLVQKALSEHYVNATLDLIEGSMTVTTTKKTFDPYAIIRARDLIKLLARSVPFEQAVRILQDDVACDIIKIGSLVRKRDTFIKRRGRLLGPKGSTLKALELLTNCYIMVQGNTVSALGPFSGLKEVRKVVLDTMKNIHPIYNIKTLMIKRELSKDPELRSQSWERFLPKFKRKNLKKRKEPKKKNTKKEYTPFPPPQPESQIDKELASGEYFLKERQKKRKRVEEIKAKQADAIKKRQEERNKAFIPPKEKPVVKTKKASTEKKIDIEAIKEKVKNAKKKKLGALPVEEVKLKMAADEKKKKKK